The Vitis vinifera cultivar Pinot Noir 40024 chromosome 18, ASM3070453v1 region cgTGACACTGACACGTGTACACTTACTAGTATATATAAATGGACATGATAGAATAATATCAAAACCCCGCTAagattaaatagaaaaaacaaattattaacCCACCACTAATCCATTTAAACACTTCCAAACTTTAAACAGCCCATAAACATTCCTTTTCCTCACTACTCAACAAGGATATGTATCATTGCaaataaagagaaaacaaaTGCTAGATATATTGGAATAAAGTCAATTGTTCTTATCAACAACAAATAAAGTCTTTATACAAAGTtgataaagaaataattgtGATTATCTTTTGCCCATCACACATACCAAAGTCCTTATAATATCCTTGGAGGACCTTACTtgcccatttttttattattatcaatcctATATCAAACCATGCTTTGCTCATCCATTATCAACTACTAATTGTGTAGAAATGTCGGGTCTTGGAATCTTGATAATATTTGAGAACCCAGATTAATTAGTTTTGTTGATGATGAGTTACCCTATGATCTTCTCCTTTGCCCATTCATTATCAACCATTAATTTTTGAAGTGTTTGTGCTTTGAGTCTTTGAACTTACTTTTCTTGATGATGAGCTCTACAATATCTCTTGCCCAACTGCTTTACAATACATCAAGAGGAAGAAACTAAGATTCAAACATGGGTTTGTGCTGATTAGAAAGATAAAACAAGCTAGATTCATTATTCATGTAGGAGAAATATTCAGACACATTCCAATCAATCTTGATTCCAGACATCAGCCAATTTGGCGAGGGCAGTGGTGGATGAACCCCCATCTTTCCAAGCTGCCAAAGCCATCTCTCTCATCTTCCTGCTTCTTTCCCTCAGCTCCCTCCCCTCCTCACACTCCATCAACTCCCTCACTCTCCTCTCCACCTCAGCTCCACTCACAAACATATCCTCATCGCTCTGCTCCACTCCAATAGCCATCTTCATAACCTCCACCAGAGCCGCCTTATTCAGATGCTGCTCAGCATATAGAGGCCAGGCCACCATTGGCACCCCTGCAATCACTGCCTCCAACACTGAGTGCCACCCGCAATGGGTTACAAATCCTCCCACCGATGGGTGATTCAGCACCGCCACCTGCGGCGCCCATGACTTCACCACCATTCCCCTATCCTTGGTTCTTTCCAGGAACCCCTCTGGCATTAGAACATTCAAATCAACATCGGCCGTCACTGCAATCGGCTTGCTTTTGTCGGTGGATGGTGGGTTCTTCACCACCCACAAGAATCTCTTGCCACTTCTTTCCAGTCCATTAGCTATCTCCTTCATCTGAGCGGGAGAGAACGTTCCCTTGCTCCCGAAGCACAAGAAGACAACACTCTGACTTGGCTGTGTGTCAAGCCAGGACAAACAACCATGACGAGCTTTATTACCAGCAATATTGCTTTCATCTTCACCAGTATCAGCAATCAAAGGGCCGATGCAGTAAACTGACGGAGTTGGCCCATTGGGAACACATGTCCCCTCTCTGATTGTCTTAAGGGCTATCGGCTCAAGGTCATCGAATGTATTTAT contains the following coding sequences:
- the LOC100854078 gene encoding UDP-glycosyltransferase 88F4-like, which codes for MEDAIVLYPAPGIGHVVSMIELGKLILRRCSHRFSITILLAPGPFDTPATTSFIDHISQTNPSISFHRFPYLSVDTSSSTRSHFAVLFEFIRLSASNVLHSLQQLSRASTIRAFIIDYFCASALPAGRGLGIPTYYFLTSGAASVAAVLYFPTIHKQTESSNKSFKDMPTTFIHFPGLPPLQATRMPQPLLNRDDPAYDDMLYFSELLPKSDGLVINTFDDLEPIALKTIREGTCVPNGPTPSVYCIGPLIADTGEDESNIAGNKARHGCLSWLDTQPSQSVVFLCFGSKGTFSPAQMKEIANGLERSGKRFLWVVKNPPSTDKSKPIAVTADVDLNVLMPEGFLERTKDRGMVVKSWAPQVAVLNHPSVGGFVTHCGWHSVLEAVIAGVPMVAWPLYAEQHLNKAALVEVMKMAIGVEQSDEDMFVSGAEVERRVRELMECEEGRELRERSRKMREMALAAWKDGGSSTTALAKLADVWNQD